GATATAATATTGTAcataaaataatgatgaaaattcTTAAAGTATTTTTAACATGAGTTATGATGTCCTCTATCACTCCACAAAATATGAACTTCAAATTCAACTTGATATATGTAGataaacaaaaaagacaaatcttATTAAGGGGGTAGATTTGGACCACCTAAATTGTTGgaggggtaaaatgaaccaaaaaaATACTTTAGGGGATTTTGTGCacggagtaatttagactttttcctctAAATATTCAACACAAAGTTTGGCAAATTGAATAGGCAATGGAAACATCTTTTATCTATCTAGTAGAAGCGGCTATGTAGTATGGTGGTGATATAGAGGTTATACGAGGCATGAGGTTACGAATTTGATCCTCGGAGACTGCACGGCGCACACATATTTTGAATTAATAATAGACAAATATCGCGCGATTTAATTTGGGTGAAGATTATTTTCTATTATTTGTTAGAACAATTGGGTCCTTAAGGGCGAAGCATCTAGCTAGCCAGTCACCCACCGTATGTAGGTACCTCTAACAACCTATTGTTAAGGCCTCTCCTCTCTGGAATTAATCTATTTTCTGTGGCAGGTTAGCTCTAGTAGCTGGACAATGCAATATAGTATATTTCTAGCGACCTAATAACGACGAGCCAATGACACGGTAGCTGCAAATAAATAGGTTTATGCCCACGCCTCTAGTAgtcaaaaaataataataacccGTAGCAGTGGAAATTAAAGACGGTAGACACAAAATAAGAATTTCCACGCAGATGGAAGACATACATGCACCATTTTATAAATTCTCCCCAATAATTCTGTGTAGGGCTAGCGATCGAAAAGCCATCCCATCCAAAGCACCATTATTGAAGGGGAAAATGCCTAATTAAGCATCCAAAAcacagtagctagctagctatgcACTGACGACTAAATGCTAGCGACCGACACTATCTACTGAATTAGTATTTAATTAGCTGTATATCATGCATGCACGCTGAAGAGTTGGATCGATGAATAATGCTCACTACTATTTGTCTATATATACAGATAGCTACCACGCTGCTCTGGTCGTCGCAGTTCCTCGCCTTCTGTTCATCACATCGAAAGATCGATGGCGACTAATACTGTATGGGTGGGCATTTTTGACGACTTCTTAAAGGATGGCTTCACAGCACTGAAGTGGGCAAAAGAGGAATTTGTTACCAAATCACCACAGCTTAAGCTCCACGTTATTCTCATAAAAAAAGTGGATGTCGCCCAAGCTCCGGTGATACAGCAGCCATTAACAGGTGTGGTACCATGCACGCATCATGATGATATGTATTCCAATCCCCCTCTTTTTAATCAGTTAATTGCCTCTTATATATTTTgcatcatctctctctctcttattaTCTGTGGCCGCCGGATTCACAAATTACATTCGTGGAGTTTAATTCATTAGAACCCAGAGCTAATATCATTTTGTAATTTTGAACTAGCTTGAAACTCCAGATCTAACGTAGGCTACCCAGCTAGGATCTATCTAGAGTACTGATCTAAATAGGACCACTTCAATAACAATAGAAACCATTATACTATATATAACATATATCAAGCAACCAATGTCATCTCTCTTGCATTGGGGACTAACAATAATATATGTACACATTATACTCCATTAATTACGTACCGTGCCCATTATTTATAGCTCGATAAACTGCTTATATAACATTTCTTATATATCCCACTATATACTTTTGGTACAGGAGTCTCAATCACACGACTTTCTAACTGGCAAGAGATTGTGGACATGTTCTTCCCCAGGTTCCTCCCAGGCGGCCAGCAAGCGAGACAACGTTTTGATGTTTTGTTTGGAGACTTTAAAAAAGTACGCAAATTTTAATTTACAAATATGCAGCACGCACGGACTAGCTATTTTCTGTGTCTCCATAATAACTGGAGTACACCTCAAGCAGCTTCGTTGTAGCTAATTGAGTTAATAAACCATTTAATTGATGTTTGTTTATATATGAATGTAATGAATAGTTTGGCTTACAACAAGCTAGAATAATTATAGCTAGCTATTTTGAGACGAAGGTAGTGTATGTGTATCATAATTTGTGCAGATActtatatgtgtgtgtgtgtgtactgCTTTGAGCACAGAACATTGCCGGCGCGATGTATGAAGGACCGAACATCCAGGACAGTCTGAAGTTCGCTATGAAGCAAATTAAGGACCTCGACACACTAATCGTCGGGTGTGCAGCAGGAGCAATCACGACAGAAAGGTACGTACCTGTAGTAAGTAG
The Panicum virgatum strain AP13 chromosome 6N, P.virgatum_v5, whole genome shotgun sequence genome window above contains:
- the LOC120680027 gene encoding uncharacterized protein LOC120680027, which translates into the protein MATNTVWVGIFDDFLKDGFTALKWAKEEFVTKSPQLKLHVILIKKVDVAQAPVIQQPLTGVSITRLSNWQEIVDMFFPRFLPGGQQARQRFDVLFGDFKKNIAGAMYEGPNIQDSLKFAMKQIKDLDTLIVGCAAGAITTERSKLPTELVLSAGCKQIVLVEKIVSPPPPPRTAHQTAPPAGRESAAPSDPSTAVISFMVVCICASMTGTRPDTKCTVKLFQADDLE